From one Mobula hypostoma chromosome 28, sMobHyp1.1, whole genome shotgun sequence genomic stretch:
- the rpl13a gene encoding 60S ribosomal protein L13a, translating to MADGFNKVLLLDGRGHLLGRLAAIVAKQLLLGHKVVVVRCEGINISGNFYRNKLKYLAFLRKRMNTNPSRGPYHFRAPSRIFWRTVRGMLPHKTKRGQAALDRLKVFDGIPPPYDKRKRMVVPAALKIVRLKPTRKFAVLGRLAHEVGWKYQAVTATLEEKRKEKAKLYYEKKKKTLKLKRLAEKNVESKIAKYTEVLRQHGVLV from the exons ATGGCGGACGGCTTCAATAAG GTCCTCCTCCTCGATGGCCGAGGCCATCTCCTTGGTCGCTTGGCTGCCATTGTGGCCAAACAGCTCTTACTAG GCCATAAAGTGGTCGTGGTGAGATGTGAAGGGATCAACATTTCTGGCAACTTTTACCGAAACAAGC TTAAATATCTTGCTTTTTTGCGCAAGAGGATGAATACTAATCCTTCTCGTGGCCCATATCACTTCAGAGCACCAAGTCGGATCTTCTGGAGGACAGTAAGAG GCATGTTGCCACACAAGACCAAGCGAGGTCAAGCTGCCTTGGACAGACTGAAGGTCTTTGATGGGATTCCACCTCCATATGACAAG AGGAAGCGCATGGTTGTACCAGCAGCCCTGAAGATTGTACGTCTGAAACCAACTCGCAAG TTTGCTGTTCTTGGTCGCCTCGCTCATGAAGTTGGTTGGAAATACCAGGCAGTCACAGCTACTCTTGAAGAGAAGCGAAAAGAAAAGGCCAAGCTTTACTAcgagaaaaagaagaaaactttG AAACTGAAGAGATTGGCTGAGAAGAACGTTGAAAGTAAAATCGCCAAGTACACTGAAGTCCTGAGACAACATGGTGTCCTTGTTTAA
- the atp5if1b gene encoding ATPase inhibitor B, mitochondrial: MARLLLSGRMALGRQLRNYGDSSQLGELGKGAGKGGGGGGTIREAGGAFGTRQAALEEKYFKEKERDQIENLRKHHLEEIQHHEREIQRLQDEVKRHKSKIKKLRLNNDVDD, translated from the exons ATGGCGCGTTTGCTGCTATCGGGGCGGATGGCGCTGGGTCGGCAGCTGCGGAACTACGGCGACAGCAGCCAG cTGGGAGAACTGGGAAAAGGAGCCGgcaagggtggtggtggtggaggaaccATTAGAGAAGCGGGAGGTGCTTTTGGTACCAGACAAGCTGCTTTAGAAGAGAAGTATTTCAA GGAAAAGGAAAGAGATCAGATTGAAAATCTGAGGAAGCATCATCTGGAGGAGATTCAACACCACGAACGTGAGATCCAACGCTTGCAGGATGAGGTTAAACGTCACAAGAGCAAGATCAAGAAACTGAGGCTTAATAATGACGTAGATGACTAG